Proteins encoded by one window of Streptomyces clavuligerus:
- a CDS encoding acyl-CoA dehydrogenase family protein, with amino-acid sequence MRERPEVTSHYGADHEDFRKMVRTFLEREAVPHHDRWEKEGIVDRELWRKAGAAGLLGMDAPTEYGGGGEPDFRYPAVFTEELIRARVTVPGFVAHNDVVASYLAVRTTPEQRRRWLPGLCSGELVAAIAISEPDAGSNVADIRTTAVRDGDHYVLNGQKVFITNGENADLVLVAARTAPQRGGQGLSLFVVERGTAGFARGNRLEKLGWNASDTCELFFDGCRVPADNLVGKEHAGMAYLMTGLPRERLSIATVAVAACEQMLEDALAYARQRHAFGQAIGSFQHNRFQLATMDTEVTIARVFLDHCVTQINAGRLSAADAAKAKWWTTELQVEISNRAVQLHGGYGYLKESPISREWANSRVQTIYGGTTEIMKEMIGRSLGL; translated from the coding sequence ATGCGTGAGCGGCCCGAGGTGACCTCGCACTACGGTGCGGACCACGAGGACTTCCGGAAGATGGTCCGTACGTTCCTGGAACGCGAGGCCGTTCCTCACCACGACCGGTGGGAGAAGGAGGGGATCGTCGACCGCGAGCTGTGGCGGAAGGCCGGTGCCGCCGGGCTCCTCGGCATGGACGCGCCGACCGAGTACGGCGGCGGGGGCGAGCCCGACTTCCGGTACCCGGCCGTCTTCACGGAGGAACTCATCAGGGCACGGGTCACCGTGCCCGGCTTCGTCGCCCACAACGACGTCGTGGCTTCCTACCTCGCCGTCCGTACGACGCCGGAGCAGCGGCGGCGCTGGCTGCCCGGACTCTGCTCCGGCGAACTCGTCGCAGCCATCGCGATCAGCGAACCTGACGCCGGATCCAATGTGGCCGACATCCGCACCACCGCCGTCCGGGACGGGGACCACTACGTCCTGAACGGCCAGAAGGTCTTCATCACCAATGGCGAGAACGCCGACCTCGTCCTGGTGGCGGCGCGCACCGCACCGCAGCGCGGCGGACAGGGCCTGAGCCTGTTCGTCGTGGAGCGGGGAACCGCAGGCTTCGCCCGGGGGAACCGGCTGGAGAAGCTCGGCTGGAACGCCAGCGACACCTGCGAGCTGTTCTTCGACGGCTGCCGAGTTCCCGCCGACAACCTGGTCGGCAAGGAGCACGCCGGCATGGCCTACCTCATGACCGGGCTGCCGCGCGAACGGCTGAGCATTGCCACGGTCGCGGTCGCCGCCTGCGAACAGATGCTGGAGGACGCCCTGGCCTACGCGCGGCAACGCCACGCGTTCGGCCAGGCCATCGGGAGCTTCCAGCACAACCGGTTCCAGCTGGCGACGATGGACACCGAAGTCACCATCGCCCGGGTCTTCCTCGACCACTGCGTCACGCAGATCAACGCGGGCCGGCTGTCGGCCGCCGATGCGGCGAAGGCCAAATGGTGGACCACGGAACTCCAGGTGGAGATCTCCAATCGGGCGGTCCAACTGCACGGCGGCTACGGCTACCTGAAAGAGAGCCCGATCTCCCGGGAGTGGGCCAACAGCAGGGTCCAGACGATCTACGGCGG
- a CDS encoding thioesterase II family protein: protein MSRATPPKTPVRLYCFPHAGASSLVYRGWRAPQGVPLEIVGVDQPGRGPRARDARVTHYPELVAAMADQVAADLRAARAERPGLRWASFGHSFGATLSLSVAATVARRLGERPERSVLSAALPPRLQPETVIGDLDDEALLAKMVADGGTASALLSNTTMTRLLVRMMREDEEIRCQFGREASTLRVDHPLVLLAARDDLHVTPAQMAGWAEHSTAPSHRVEIPGGHFAAVLQPERALALAVDGTARAPEGRPGREGESLTCVSGPR, encoded by the coding sequence ATGAGCCGCGCGACACCCCCGAAGACCCCGGTCCGGCTCTACTGTTTTCCGCACGCCGGCGCCAGTTCCCTGGTGTACCGGGGCTGGCGGGCACCCCAGGGCGTGCCCTTGGAGATCGTCGGCGTCGATCAGCCGGGACGCGGTCCCCGGGCCCGGGACGCCCGCGTCACCCATTACCCGGAGCTGGTCGCCGCCATGGCCGACCAGGTGGCGGCCGATCTGCGGGCGGCCCGCGCGGAGCGGCCCGGGCTGCGCTGGGCCTCCTTCGGCCACAGCTTCGGTGCGACGCTCAGTCTGTCGGTGGCCGCGACGGTCGCGCGGAGACTCGGCGAGCGCCCCGAGCGGTCCGTGCTCTCGGCGGCGCTGCCTCCCCGGCTCCAGCCCGAGACCGTCATCGGCGACCTCGACGACGAAGCGCTGCTGGCCAAGATGGTCGCCGACGGCGGCACCGCCTCCGCGCTGCTGTCCAACACCACGATGACGCGGCTCCTGGTCCGGATGATGCGGGAGGACGAGGAGATCCGCTGTCAGTTCGGCCGGGAGGCGTCCACGCTGCGCGTCGACCACCCGCTGGTCCTGCTCGCCGCACGGGACGACCTCCATGTGACACCCGCCCAGATGGCCGGCTGGGCGGAGCACAGCACCGCACCCAGTCACCGCGTCGAGATCCCCGGTGGCCACTTCGCGGCGGTACTCCAACCCGAGCGGGCTCTCGCTCTGGCAGTCGACGGCACGGCCCGGGCCCCCGAAGGGCGACCGGGCCGGGAAGGGGAATCGCTGACATGCGTGAGCGGCCCGAGGTGA